The Latilactobacillus sakei subsp. sakei DSM 20017 = JCM 1157 genome includes a window with the following:
- a CDS encoding choloylglycine hydrolase family protein, giving the protein MCTSLTYSTVDGHHFLARTMDFSFELNGNPLFLPRQHQWQPVLEKQAIQNQYALMGAGAKLGDQYLVADGFNEHGLGCAELYFAHAAVYEPQPVPNKLNLVAEEFIVWVLGNYQTLEEVAADLDNVRIIESDQGVMGANQPLHWILSDRSGKTMVIEPRGNGLQLIDDPVGVMTNTPDLDWHIKNLSNYLNLQPQPFMERPFGNYQAGPFSQGTGTQALPGSYTPPDRFVRAAYSRQYMPEANNVAEGVNHILHILDNVTIPKGVNIGSGGSSDYTQYQGISGLNNLAYYMVNYDNRHVYQTNLTTDLIENQKEPVIYHLPQGQQNTILN; this is encoded by the coding sequence ATGTGTACAAGTCTCACTTATTCAACCGTTGACGGGCATCATTTTTTAGCAAGAACCATGGATTTTTCATTTGAATTAAATGGTAATCCGCTCTTTTTACCGCGCCAACATCAATGGCAACCGGTTTTGGAAAAGCAAGCGATTCAAAATCAATACGCGTTGATGGGGGCCGGTGCTAAGTTGGGTGATCAATATCTAGTAGCCGATGGTTTTAATGAACATGGCTTAGGCTGTGCTGAGTTATATTTCGCGCACGCCGCAGTTTACGAGCCACAACCAGTACCTAATAAATTGAATTTGGTGGCTGAAGAATTTATCGTGTGGGTTTTGGGAAACTATCAAACTTTAGAAGAAGTGGCTGCGGATTTAGACAACGTGCGGATTATCGAAAGCGACCAAGGTGTAATGGGCGCGAACCAACCACTACATTGGATATTATCGGATCGTTCCGGTAAAACAATGGTGATTGAACCCCGCGGCAATGGGCTTCAGTTAATTGATGATCCGGTTGGGGTGATGACTAATACGCCGGATTTAGACTGGCACATTAAGAATTTGAGTAATTATTTGAATTTACAACCACAACCCTTTATGGAGCGGCCTTTTGGTAATTATCAAGCAGGTCCTTTTAGCCAAGGGACGGGGACCCAGGCGTTACCCGGAAGTTATACGCCACCAGATCGGTTTGTCCGGGCTGCCTATAGTCGGCAATATATGCCAGAAGCCAATAACGTGGCCGAAGGGGTTAATCATATTTTGCATATCTTAGATAATGTCACAATTCCAAAGGGTGTTAATATTGGTTCGGGTGGTAGTTCAGATTATACGCAATATCAAGGCATCAGCGGGCTCAACAACTTGGCTTATTATATGGTCAATTACGATAATCGTCATGTTTATCAAACCAATTTAACAACTGACCTCATTGAGAATCAAAAGGAACCAGTAATATATCATTTACCGCAAGGTCAGCAAAATACCATCCTTAACTAA
- a CDS encoding DUF1361 domain-containing protein has protein sequence MFHLSKKVLTIHAIILLFFALILLYQSRFAFLIWNIILALIPFDLSLLGRLFKNSRWRYLIGVVWLLFFPNALYMITDFSHLSSIGVGLSTAFQFVEYAILAGGIFVGVTLGLTSLFILYPLFIPNYQRLVNQAATFGVLSVCSSVAIYIGRFLRINSWDVFYQLHTTIASVLGVLNQSDFWIFVIAFSILQLILMLMGYQLAQLDDL, from the coding sequence GTGTTTCATTTGTCCAAAAAAGTTCTGACGATTCATGCTATTATCCTGCTCTTTTTCGCGTTAATTTTACTCTATCAAAGTCGGTTTGCCTTCTTAATTTGGAACATCATTTTAGCCCTAATACCGTTTGATCTGAGTTTACTGGGGCGCTTATTCAAAAATAGTCGTTGGCGCTACTTAATCGGAGTAGTTTGGCTACTCTTTTTCCCCAACGCACTCTACATGATTACCGACTTCAGTCACCTCTCATCAATTGGTGTTGGCTTGAGCACCGCCTTCCAATTTGTGGAATACGCGATTTTAGCCGGCGGGATTTTTGTCGGTGTCACCTTAGGGCTGACGAGTTTATTCATCCTTTATCCACTCTTTATCCCCAACTATCAACGCCTCGTTAATCAAGCAGCGACCTTCGGTGTTTTAAGTGTTTGTTCCTCAGTCGCCATTTATATCGGGCGCTTTTTACGAATCAACTCGTGGGATGTTTTCTACCAACTCCACACAACAATCGCGAGCGTTCTCGGTGTTTTGAACCAATCTGATTTTTGGATTTTCGTGATCGCATTTTCAATTCTACAACTGATATTGATGTTGATGGGCTACCAATTAGCACAACTCGATGACCTATAA
- a CDS encoding DUF308 domain-containing protein, whose translation MLSKNISNKLRQATGVNGLLSLILGLLILFLPGQSAMGVTVMVGVVFIIIGLFDILSIFKEVDENTWVRLGHLLLGLLYLIVGIFVCVNLAASATYLFLLVGIFVGITWLVEGFVELGTVRLAVSKGWTIFSAVLSIVAGIILLMTPLYGAVMLWTLLGAILVVLGIFKVAHYLAWQK comes from the coding sequence ATGTTATCAAAGAATATTTCGAATAAGTTACGCCAAGCAACTGGTGTGAATGGCTTATTGTCCTTAATATTGGGTCTATTAATCCTGTTTTTACCCGGGCAATCAGCCATGGGTGTCACGGTGATGGTAGGTGTTGTTTTTATCATTATCGGTCTGTTCGACATCCTTTCTATTTTTAAAGAAGTTGATGAAAATACATGGGTTCGACTAGGGCACTTGCTCTTAGGCCTTTTGTATCTCATTGTTGGGATCTTTGTATGCGTTAATTTAGCTGCTAGCGCAACCTACTTATTCCTACTAGTCGGGATTTTTGTAGGAATCACGTGGTTGGTAGAAGGCTTTGTGGAATTGGGAACAGTGCGCTTAGCAGTTTCTAAGGGTTGGACGATATTCTCTGCGGTCTTGAGTATTGTTGCAGGGATAATTCTTCTGATGACACCGCTCTACGGGGCAGTTATGCTGTGGACCTTATTAGGCGCAATTCTAGTGGTTCTCGGTATCTTTAAAGTTGCGCATTACTTAGCTTGGCAAAAATAA
- a CDS encoding AAA family ATPase yields the protein MANMYGNDPFFNNDMDDIFNQVFRRMGNSESARYVINGRELSPDEFAQYRATGKLPNREKEIEIKQNGEHALKKGGILEKLGRNLTQEARDGLLDPVIGRYNEIQETAEILSRRTKNNPILVGDAGVGKTAVVEGLAQEIVAGKVPEAIKDKEIYSIDLSSLEAGTQYRGSFEENIKNLIKEVKAAGNVILFFDEIHQILGIGSTGGEDGGKGLADIIKPALSRGELTVIGATTQDEYRNTILKNAALARRFNDVLVNEPSAADTVKILQGIKGLYEKHHHIELPDDVLKAAVDYSAQYIPQRTLPDKAIDLLDMTAAHLAAKRPETDKAKLAAELKQLEADKAAAVEAENYQAAEELKVKIEKIKAQLATDDQHAAEVIATVDDIAQSVERLTGIPVAKMGSNDIQRLKNLGQRLKDKVIGQDEAVEMVARAIRRNRAGFSEGNQPIGSFLFVGPTGVGKTELAKQLALDMFGNKEAIIRLDMSEYADRTAVSKLIGTTAGYVGYDDNSNTLTERVRRNPYSIVLFDEIEKADPQVLTLLLQVMDDGRLTDGQGNVIDFKNTVIIATSNAGFGNEKLTMNDQEDAKLLDKLAPYFRPEFLNRFNGIVEFTHLTKADLSQIVDLMLTNVEQTLAKKELTLVVSKEAKDWLMEEGYDEAMGARPLRRVIEQQIRDKVTDFYLDHADVKDLKADLVDDQIVIQAVDSEN from the coding sequence ATGGCAAATATGTACGGAAATGATCCTTTTTTTAATAATGATATGGATGATATCTTCAATCAAGTTTTCAGAAGAATGGGTAATTCAGAGTCAGCGCGATATGTGATTAACGGACGAGAATTATCACCGGATGAGTTTGCTCAGTATCGGGCAACTGGTAAATTACCTAATCGAGAAAAAGAAATTGAAATTAAGCAAAATGGTGAACATGCCCTTAAAAAAGGTGGCATTCTTGAAAAATTAGGTCGAAACTTAACCCAAGAAGCACGGGATGGTTTATTAGATCCTGTGATTGGCCGGTATAATGAAATTCAAGAAACAGCTGAAATATTGAGTCGCCGGACTAAAAATAATCCCATTCTAGTTGGGGATGCAGGTGTTGGGAAGACCGCAGTGGTTGAAGGATTAGCACAAGAAATTGTGGCTGGGAAAGTACCCGAAGCCATTAAGGATAAAGAAATCTATTCAATCGATTTGTCCTCACTAGAAGCTGGGACACAATATCGTGGTTCATTTGAAGAAAATATTAAAAATTTAATTAAAGAAGTAAAAGCAGCCGGCAATGTTATTCTCTTTTTCGACGAAATTCATCAAATTTTAGGGATTGGTTCAACTGGTGGCGAAGATGGCGGCAAAGGGTTAGCCGATATTATCAAGCCAGCTTTATCACGTGGTGAGTTGACGGTCATCGGTGCGACAACCCAAGATGAATATCGCAACACAATTTTGAAAAATGCCGCATTAGCAAGACGATTTAACGATGTGCTGGTCAATGAACCTAGCGCAGCAGATACGGTTAAAATCTTACAGGGGATTAAAGGCTTGTATGAAAAACACCATCACATTGAACTACCAGATGACGTTTTGAAGGCGGCCGTTGACTATTCTGCTCAATATATTCCACAACGGACGTTGCCTGACAAGGCAATCGATTTATTAGATATGACTGCGGCTCATTTAGCAGCTAAACGCCCAGAAACAGATAAAGCTAAATTGGCGGCTGAACTTAAACAATTAGAAGCTGATAAAGCCGCAGCTGTCGAAGCTGAAAATTATCAAGCTGCTGAAGAGCTAAAAGTTAAAATTGAAAAAATTAAAGCGCAATTGGCAACCGATGATCAGCATGCGGCAGAAGTGATTGCGACTGTTGATGATATTGCACAATCTGTTGAAAGATTAACTGGGATTCCCGTTGCCAAAATGGGGAGCAATGATATTCAACGCTTGAAGAACTTAGGCCAACGCTTAAAAGATAAGGTCATTGGTCAAGATGAAGCTGTTGAAATGGTAGCGCGGGCTATTCGCAGAAATCGGGCAGGTTTTTCGGAAGGTAATCAACCAATTGGGAGCTTCTTATTTGTTGGTCCAACTGGGGTTGGGAAAACTGAATTAGCAAAACAATTAGCCTTAGATATGTTTGGTAACAAAGAAGCGATTATCCGTTTGGATATGAGTGAATATGCTGACCGGACAGCCGTTTCTAAATTGATTGGGACGACAGCCGGTTATGTTGGCTATGACGATAATTCGAATACATTAACCGAACGCGTTCGTCGTAACCCATATTCAATTGTCTTGTTTGATGAAATTGAAAAAGCTGATCCACAAGTTTTAACATTATTACTACAAGTGATGGACGATGGTCGCTTAACGGATGGTCAAGGGAACGTGATCGACTTTAAGAACACGGTGATTATCGCGACATCTAATGCCGGTTTTGGTAATGAAAAATTAACCATGAACGACCAAGAAGATGCTAAGTTATTAGATAAGTTAGCACCATACTTCAGACCAGAATTCTTAAACCGGTTTAACGGGATTGTTGAATTTACGCATTTAACGAAAGCTGACTTGTCACAAATTGTGGATTTAATGTTAACCAACGTTGAACAAACATTAGCTAAAAAAGAATTAACCTTAGTTGTTTCAAAAGAAGCTAAGGATTGGTTGATGGAAGAAGGCTACGATGAGGCAATGGGGGCTCGTCCATTAAGACGGGTTATTGAACAACAAATCAGAGATAAGGTCACTGATTTTTACCTCGATCATGCAGATGTCAAAGACTTAAAGGCAGATTTAGTTGATGATCAGATTGTCATTCAAGCGGTCGACTCTGAAAACTAA